A portion of the Fulvia fulva chromosome 1, complete sequence genome contains these proteins:
- a CDS encoding 40S ribosomal protein S30-B, whose amino-acid sequence MGKVHGSLARAGKVKSQTPKVEPQEKKKTPKGRAKKRITYTRRFVNVTMTGGKRKMNPNPTS is encoded by the exons ATGGGTAAAGTGCACGGATCCCTCGCCCGTGCCGGTAAGGTCAAGTCGCAGACTCCAAAG GTCGAGCCAcaagagaagaagaagaCCCCCAAGGGCCGCGCCAAGAAGAGAATCACATACACCCGCCGATTCGTAAACGTCACCATGACCGGCGGCAAGCGCAAGATGAACCCCAACCCAACCTCATAA
- a CDS encoding Inclusion body clearance protein iml2, whose translation MAMKRVGGWLNPSKGSLASSKSRTAIDEPHALQEAMRSASLILNDETERAESELAQGTSPFHKLGRATTIFLRATLGFEKEIMEQASSRLADAEESASEHQRRAIRDPSTAHQSKIYPVGAEYALCHAETQLMTAVVGVLNESLTESLRGFYKLRKAFSTLQELVEAENRYLEKHISSSQSSLASSTATSSGVMTPAEDGSDDEDLDFQDAQEGVNGHAQPMPTDYQGHLNLPKVADLKLEDKSKVIPSIEQAPSRAPTTESSDPTRLAKTAHDELDFTSVSRDEIDIFIHSGSALCFGLLQLLLSMVPPAFSKLLSIFSFRGDRENGLRLLWKATAFKDNINGGMAGLITLGFHNAAIALCDIHSREAYPEARIRALLSDMRSLYPKSFMWILEEARMLNADRKLESAVELLTTGSGVSPLKQVEALRVFETSLSLMFLHRYQECADSWIKCVDLNNWSHGLYYYIAGACHVELYRITRDADPTAAAGHKEKAKKLFHTAHSQSGKKRFMARQLPLDVFIQRKFAKWAAKAKAQGRDEVEVIGVSPLEEMIYFWSGFPRMSPEHLQLSWERLSWSDDSKLNPDWKDEPVDERALLSMLKATTLRCLGRLPEAQTLLAEEVFCHDLAQIKACPHADNWSLPVGHYEKGVCHWQEAGGQDGDRAKLQECSNELTLVERWESFELDARIGLKLTTARETLRRIGIGHA comes from the exons ATGGCCATGAAACGCGTTGGAGGATGGCTGAATCCGTCAAAGGGCAGTCTGGCGTCGAGCAAGTCGCGGACTGCTATCGATGAACCTCATGCGT TGCAAGAGGCAATGCGTTCAGCCTCCCTCATCCTTAATGATG AAACGGAGCGTGCTGAGTCGGAGCTGGCACAAGGTACCTCTCCTTTTCACAAG CTAGGGCGGGCCACCACGATATTCCTACGAGCCACCCTCGGATTCGAGAAAGAGATCATGGAACAAGCCTCATCCCGACTTGCGGATGCTGAGGAGTCAGCCAGCGAACACCAAAGGAGAGCGATCCGAGATCCATCTACTGCTCACCAGAGCAAGATATACCCGGTCGGCGCAGAGTATGCCCTCTGTCATGCTGAGACTCAATTGATGACCGCCGTGGTTGGCGTCTTGAACGAGAGCTTGACGGAAAGCTTGCGAGGGTTCTACAAGCTGAGGAAGGCGTTCAGTACTTTGCAAGAGCTTGTAGAGGCGGAGAACAGATATCTCGAGAAGCATATTTCCAGTTCTCAGTCGTCGTTGGCATCGAGCACGGCGACGAGCTCGGGTGTTATGACTCCGGCTGAAGACGGTAGCGATGATGAAGATCTGGACTTCCAAGACGCCCAGGAAGGTGTCAATGGGCATGCACAGCCAATGCCAACAGACTACCAGGGTCACCTCAATCTGCCAAAGGTAGCTGATCTCAAGCTGGAAGACAAGAGCAAAGTGATACCATCAATAGAGCAGGCGCCCAGTCGGGCGCCGACAACAGAAAGTTCCGACCCTACACGACTTGCGAAGACAGCTCACGATGAACTCGACTTCACCAGCGTGTCTCGGGATGAAATCGACATCTTCATACACTCTGGGAGCGCACTGTGTTTCGGTCTGCTTCAGCTCCTCTTATCCATGGTGCCACCGGCCTTCTCGAAGCTACTGTCAATTTTCTCCTTCAGAGGAGATCGCGAGAACGGATTGAGATTGCTTTGGAAAGCTACTGCTTTCAAGGATAACATCAATGGCGGCATGGCAGGTCTGATCACTCTCGGCTTTCACAACGCTGCGATAGCGTTGTGCGATATTCACAGCAGGGAGGCCTACCCAGAAGCCCGGATCCGAGCGCTGTTGTCGGATATGCGGTCGTTGTACCCCAAGTCCTTCATGTGGATCCTGGAAGAGGCACGTATGCTCAACGCGGATAGGAAGCTCGAAAGTGCCGTCGAACTTCTGACTACTGGATCTGGTGTGTCTCCTCTGAAGCAAGTCGAGGCGCTCCGTGTTTTCGAGACAAGTCTATCATTGATGTTCCTGCACCGCTATCAGGAGTGTGCAGATTCATGGATTAAATGTGTCGACCTGAACAACTGGAGCCACGGTCTGTATTATTACATCGCAGGTGCCTGCCACGTTGAGCTTTACCGTATAACGCGGGACGCAGACCCCACGGCTGCCGCGGGCCACAAGGAGAAGGCTAAGAAGCTCTTCCACACTGCTCACAGCCAGAGTGGTAAGAAACGATTCATGGCACGTCAGCTGCCCCTCGACGTCTTCATTCAGCGAAAATTCGCCAAGTGGGCTGCCAAGGCAAAAGCCCAAGGTCGCGATGAGGTCGAGGTCATTGGCGTCAGTCCTCTTGAAGAGATGATATACTTCTGGAGCGGGTTCCCACGCATGAGTCCCGAACACCTGCAGCTATCTTGGGAACGACTGTCATGGTCCGACGATTCGAAGCTCAATCCGGATTGGAAAGATGAGCCGGTCGATGAACGAGCTCTGCTCTCTATGCTGAAGGCCACTACCCTGCGTTGCCTTGGTCGCTTACCCGAAGCACAAACCCTACTTGCCGAGGAAGTATTTTGCCATGATCTCGCGCAGATCAAAGCTTGTCCGCACGCCGACAACTGGTCGCTTCCTGTTGGGCATTATGAAAAGGGCGTTTGTCATTGGCAAGAAGCCGGTGGTCAAGACGGAGACAGGGCAAAGTTGCAGGAATGCAGTAACGAGCTTACACTGGTTGAGCGATGGGAAAGCTTCGAGCTGGATGCTCGCATCGGGCTGAAGCTGACGACTGCTCGGGAGACATTACGGAGGATCGGTATAGGACACGCTTGA
- a CDS encoding Catalase-related peroxidase: MPLPDNEKTVETANKLVKTLRGAFNTPSAYRPAHARGRLVKGAFEPSTRAAELSKAPHFHSSETPVVVRFSSATGLPNIPDTSGDANPRGMGIRFVLSDDGHRHTDIIAHSTAFFPVRTGEGFLELLGAIGGGTIGKFLEENPAAAAFVNDPKPSPTSFATEKYYAVNAFKLISGEGKETSIRYRVVPEEFSVLSESDLATKSESYLYEELPTRLAQGPVVFKLVAQIAQDGDVTDDATVHWPEERDIVELGTIELNEMVSEAESKKYEKHMILDPIPRVDGIGPSDDPLLDMQAAIYLLSGRERRAAEEA; the protein is encoded by the exons ATGCCTTTGCCAGACAACGAAAAGACCGTTGAGACGGCAAATAAGCTTGTCAAGACCTTACGGGGAGCCTTCAATACCCCATCAGCGTATCGTCCAG CACACGCTCGAGGCAGACTCGTCAAAGGAGCGTTCGAGCCCAGCACACGCGCAGCGGAGCTGTCCAAGGCACCACACTTCCACAGCTCAGAAACACCAGTAGTAGTGCGCTTTTCATCTGCCACCGGCCTCCCAAACATCCCAGACACGAGCGGCGATGCAAATCCTCGTGGCATGGGGATCAGGTTCGTTTTGAGCGACGACGGTCATCGGCATACCGATATCATCGCGCACTCGACTGCATTCTTTCCAGTTCGCACGGGCGAGGGTTTTCTCGAGCTATTGGGTGCCATTGGCGGTGGCACGATTGGGAAGTtcctcgaagagaaccctGCTGCAGCTGCGTTCGTAAACGACCCTAAACCATCACCTACCAGCTTCGCTACAGAGAAGTACTATGCCGTCAATGCATTCAAGCTGATCTCCGGCGAAGGGAAGGAGACCTCCATCCGGTACCGAGTCGTGCCAGAGGAGTTCTCGGTCCTATCGGAGTCTGACCTGGCCACAAAGTCGGAGTCCTATCTGTACGAGGAGCTACCAACGCGTTTGGCACAAGGACCTGTCGTGTTCAAGCTCGTAGCTCAGATCGCTCAGGACGGAGATGTGACAGATGATGCCACAGTACATTGGCCAGAAGAGCGTGACATCGTTGAGTTAGGGACCATCGAGCTCAATGAGATGGTGTCGGAGGCTGAGAGCAAGAAATACGAGAAGCATATGATATTGGATCCGATCCCGAGAGTCGATGGAATTGGGCCAAGTGATGATCCCTTGCTGGACATGCAAGCGGCGATATATTTGTTGTCGGGAAGGGAACGGCGAGCAGCTGAGGAGGCGTGA